TTTCTCCCATCCGGACTTACGGGCTGCCCTGGGGTCAGTCCGTGTCTTACCGTCGGCTCTGGAGTTTCACCAGATCGGGCCTGCGCGTTCATGGATTTAAGCAGGCTTCGCGGGCTGTCCTGTCGGAGTCACCGCCGGTGGGGAGTCTCACCCCGCCCCGAAAGAGGTCGGCCCGTTCCCGCGTGGGGTGGTGCGAGCCACAGCTAGCGTAGAGCATAGCAAGGGGACAAAATGGAAAATGGGCTGATGTGAAAGGACTTTAGCTGAGGAATGAGTTTAGTCTGAGCACCTTACACTTCGCGAGAAATGTTGTCCTGCACGTAGTGCGGCATCACAAAGGGCAATATCTAGGTCTGTGACAATCCCCGACCCTGCCAGCTTCCATGTTGATCGGGCCGCATGCTCAACCAGATAGCCTCAACTCCAGGCCACCAGGGGTTTGCCCGTTGTATTAAACGCCTGAATAGGCCCCACCCTGTCGACCAGGGGAGAAGCCTGTTCACTTCAGAAGCAACGGGGGCAGTTTTCCCACTTGGGTGGACGCGCCAAGTTCAGCACCCCATGCATGGCCGGACCTCAATACAAGGCGGGCAGGGCTGAGGCAGGTCGCGGCACCCCGCACATAGGGTGTCGGAAGGTAGCACGCAACCGGGGCAGGGACCACCCTCAGCAGCCAGCACAGGGCTTTCCTTCCAGCGGTGCGGGGGATGCTCTCACCTCTCCGCTCAACATTCCCGAAGAAACTCACTCAGTTCCTGTGGAGGCAAAGGCCGGGCAAATCCATAGCCTTGACCGAAGTCGCACTCCATCTCTCGCAGCTGCCGAATTTGCGCGTCTTCCTCCAGTCCTTCAGCCACCACATGCATGTTCAACGTGCGGCCCAACGTCACGATCGTCTGGATCACTTCTGGTTGTTCCGCCGCCATCGTCACAAATGAGCGGTCAATCTTCAGGCCATCAAGTGGGAAGCGCTGGAGATAGCTCAAGCTGGAGTATCCCGTCCCAAAATCATCAACCACCACCTTCACCCCTAAGGCTCGGAACGCACGGAGGGCCTCGAGCGCCTGGATATTGTCAGCCATCAGCAGGCTTTCTGTAATTTCCAGATGGATCCGCTGGGTCTCGGTCTCTTCTTCCGCCAGGATCCACTTCACCTGCTCAACAATGTCCGGCTGGTCGAAATGCTGTGCGGAAAGATTCACGCTCAACGTCAACGGCGTCGCCCGTCCCGCGTTCCATCCCCTCAACTGGCGGCATCCTTCCCGGAGTACCCACAGATCGATCTCACAGATCAGTCCGCTCTCCTCCGCCAATGGAATGAACTCTGCTGGCGAGATCATCCCGTGCTCCGGATGTTGCCAGCGGACCAGCGCCTCGACTCCCATGACGACCTGATCGCTCAACCGGAGGATCGGTTGGTAATAGACCCGCAATTGCGACTGTTCAACCGCCTGACGCAGATCGCGTTGCAGATTCAACAGGGTGACCCGCCGCTCATACATCGTCGGTTCGAAGAAGCGGTGTCCCCCCTTATGCTGCGTCTTGGCCTGGTACATCGCGATATCGGCATCCCGTAACAGCTCATCTGCTCCTGTGGGCTCGTCAGAGCTCAGGGCGATGCCAATGCTCGCAGTAATTCTGAGTTCCTGACCGGCCACGGAGAATGGCACTGCAAGGTGGTGCAGCACCATTTTGACGCGTTGGATCACCTCTTCACGGGACTGCACGTCTTCCAAGAGCAGCGTGAACTCATCCCCTCCAAGGCGGCCGACGGTATTGACCGGAGCAACACTGGCCTGCAGCCGCGCAGCGATCGCCAGGAGAAGCTCATCGCCTGCTGCATGACCCAGGCTGTCATTCACCAGCTTGAAACGGTCAACGTCTAGGAACAAGACCGCGAATGAAGTGGAGGCACTCCGCTGGCGCTCGATGGCCTGTTCCAGTCGGTCCATCAATAGGGCCCGGTTGGGCAAGCCGGTCAGGGCATCATGCATCGCGTCGTGCTGGAGCTGCCGATTGAGGCTCTCAAGATCGTAGGTACGTTCCTGGACCTTGGTCTCCAGCAGCCTGTTCGCCTCCTCGGTTTTGGGCGTATCCACCGCTTGGATCTCAGCGACCTGGTCGTTCATCGCCTGCTGCATGACCCAGGCTGTCATTCACCAGCTTGAAACGGTCAACGTCTAGGAACAAGACCGCGAATGAAGTGGAGGCACTCCGCTGGCGCTCGATGGCCTGTTCCAGTCGGTCCATGAACAGGGCCCGGTTGGGCAAGCCAGTCAGGGCATCATGCATCGCGTCG
The window above is part of the Deinococcus sp. Leaf326 genome. Proteins encoded here:
- a CDS encoding bifunctional diguanylate cyclase/phosphodiesterase encodes the protein MQQAMNDQVAEIQAVDTPKTEEANRLLETKVQERTYDLESLNRQLQHDAMHDALTGLPNRALLMDRLEQAIERQRSASTSFAVLFLDVDRFKLVNDSLGHAAGDELLLAIAARLQASVAPVNTVGRLGGDEFTLLLEDVQSREEVIQRVKMVLHHLAVPFSVAGQELRITASIGIALSSDEPTGADELLRDADIAMYQAKTQHKGGHRFFEPTMYERRVTLLNLQRDLRQAVEQSQLRVYYQPILRLSDQVVMGVEALVRWQHPEHGMISPAEFIPLAEESGLICEIDLWVLREGCRQLRGWNAGRATPLTLSVNLSAQHFDQPDIVEQVKWILAEEETETQRIHLEITESLLMADNIQALEALRAFRALGVKVVVDDFGTGYSSLSYLQRFPLDGLKIDRSFVTMAAEQPEVIQTIVTLGRTLNMHVVAEGLEEDAQIRQLREMECDFGQGYGFARPLPPQELSEFLREC